The proteins below come from a single Clupea harengus chromosome 21, Ch_v2.0.2, whole genome shotgun sequence genomic window:
- the jam2a gene encoding junctional adhesion molecule 2A isoform X1 produces the protein MENLSTFPFVFVILLQILPSAPVTVFTTAPIVEVRESQAASLSCEFKTEKDEQPRIEWKKTRGTSSSSPDFVYFGEEFRKNFKGRASMRGATVVLEGVTQEDAGEYRCEVSAALDNVQLGEANITLIVLVPPQIPLCEIPSRALTGAAVEMRCREHHGVPAATYTWYKDKKALHLSPVNSTYTLNPRTGVLMFTSVTKTDTGQYHCEARNKAGPPKSCEGIHMKIDDLNVPAIIGGVVVVCLVIALCTFGAFYAHRHGFFSKHRGRSFWITQCQGAARISSQNLHRTEDMNTRYSPPPEEKQQDFKHTHSFML, from the exons ATGGAGAATTTATCCACGTTCCCCtttgtgtttgtcattctaTTACAGA tcttgccTTCTGCTCCAGTCACAGTCTTTACCACAGCACCTATCGTAGAGGTCCGTGAGAGCCAAG CGGCATCGCTGTCTTGTGAGTTCAAAACAGAGAAAGATGAGCAGCCTCGGATTGAATGGAAGAAGACCAGAGGGACTTCGTCTTCCTCTCCAGACTTTGTCTACTTTGGGGAAGAATTCAGAA AGAACTTTAAGGGCCGGGCTAGTATGAGAGGGGCAACAGTAGTCTTGGAAGGGGTGACTCAGGAGGATGCAGGCGAGTATCGCTGTGAAGTCAGTGCTGCCTTGGACAACGTTCAGCTGGGAGAGGCCAACATCACCCTTATAGTGTTGG TGCCCCCCCAAATCCCCTTGTGTGAGATCCCGAGCCGGGCACTGACTGGCGCAGCGGTAGAGATGCGCTGCAGGGAACACCATGGTGTGCCCGCCGCCACCTACACCTGGTACAAAGACAAGAAGGCCCTGCACCTGAGTCCAGTCAACTCCACCTACACGCTCAACCCCAGAACTGGTGTGCTG ATGTTTACATCtgtcacaaagacagacactggGCAGTACCACTGTGAGGCCAGAAACAAAGCAGGGCCGCCCAAGAGCTGCGAGGGGATCCACATGAAAATTG aTGATCTAAATGTCCCAGCAATCATTGGAGGAGTGGTGGTGGTCTGTCTGGTTATTGCGCTCTGCACCTTTGGAGCATTTTATGCCCATAGACATGGCTTTTTCAGTA aacacagaggaag GTCATTCTGGATCACCCAGTGCCAAGGCGCAGCCCGCATCAGCAGCCAGAACCTCCACAGAACTGAGGAtat GAACACAAGGTACAGCCCTCCTCCAGAAGAG AAACAGCAGgacttcaaacacactcattccttTATGCTGTGA
- the jam2a gene encoding junctional adhesion molecule 2A isoform X2, protein MENLSTFPFVFVILLQILPSAPVTVFTTAPIVEVRESQAASLSCEFKTEKDEQPRIEWKKTRGTSSSSPDFVYFGEEFRKNFKGRASMRGATVVLEGVTQEDAGEYRCEVSAALDNVQLGEANITLIVLVPPQIPLCEIPSRALTGAAVEMRCREHHGVPAATYTWYKDKKALHLSPVNSTYTLNPRTGVLMFTSVTKTDTGQYHCEARNKAGPPKSCEGIHMKIDDLNVPAIIGGVVVVCLVIALCTFGAFYAHRHGFFSKHRGRNTRYSPPPEEKQQDFKHTHSFML, encoded by the exons ATGGAGAATTTATCCACGTTCCCCtttgtgtttgtcattctaTTACAGA tcttgccTTCTGCTCCAGTCACAGTCTTTACCACAGCACCTATCGTAGAGGTCCGTGAGAGCCAAG CGGCATCGCTGTCTTGTGAGTTCAAAACAGAGAAAGATGAGCAGCCTCGGATTGAATGGAAGAAGACCAGAGGGACTTCGTCTTCCTCTCCAGACTTTGTCTACTTTGGGGAAGAATTCAGAA AGAACTTTAAGGGCCGGGCTAGTATGAGAGGGGCAACAGTAGTCTTGGAAGGGGTGACTCAGGAGGATGCAGGCGAGTATCGCTGTGAAGTCAGTGCTGCCTTGGACAACGTTCAGCTGGGAGAGGCCAACATCACCCTTATAGTGTTGG TGCCCCCCCAAATCCCCTTGTGTGAGATCCCGAGCCGGGCACTGACTGGCGCAGCGGTAGAGATGCGCTGCAGGGAACACCATGGTGTGCCCGCCGCCACCTACACCTGGTACAAAGACAAGAAGGCCCTGCACCTGAGTCCAGTCAACTCCACCTACACGCTCAACCCCAGAACTGGTGTGCTG ATGTTTACATCtgtcacaaagacagacactggGCAGTACCACTGTGAGGCCAGAAACAAAGCAGGGCCGCCCAAGAGCTGCGAGGGGATCCACATGAAAATTG aTGATCTAAATGTCCCAGCAATCATTGGAGGAGTGGTGGTGGTCTGTCTGGTTATTGCGCTCTGCACCTTTGGAGCATTTTATGCCCATAGACATGGCTTTTTCAGTA aacacagaggaag GAACACAAGGTACAGCCCTCCTCCAGAAGAG AAACAGCAGgacttcaaacacactcattccttTATGCTGTGA
- the mrpl39 gene encoding 39S ribosomal protein L39, mitochondrial, producing the protein MMACRTACQMLHRRLASSAAASARLSSTELQSRRNSLFSQEQARQRALFPRIEKIEVQMQGPGLQGTLLVMNKGVSTPHSCARHLTEWHVDSAVLAVVDGEAWPLHKPLTSSCSLSLLTFKDTNPLLANQAYWRSCAALLGQVFQNAFKDEFIVELLKTPEVPVTSGAFLCDVVLDPQLDSWAPSEESLRSLTRDAQQLIHKDLPWEPLEVAPSVALDIFAHSRCKQTEVEELAAHSPSGTVSMYRCGDHVTLSGGPLVARTGLCMQYEVAAIHNLGQGAWGLHRRAQGLSLPRQLQAHHTVWRKLRKRAEKLVEVTSSSANQTTALPPVANHLEDPAPTHQ; encoded by the exons ATGATGGCTTGCAGAACAGCATGTCAAATGTTGCACCGGC GTCTGGCGTCCAGTGCCGCCGCTTCTGCGCGACTGTCGTCAACAGAGCTGCAGAGTCGACGcaactctctcttctcccaggAGCAGGCGCGTCAGCGAGCGCTGTTTCCACGCATAGAGAAGATCGAGGTCCAAATGCAAGGGCCAGGTCTACAAGGAACACTGCTGGTCATGAATAAAGGAGTGTCTACGCCTCACAGCTGTGCACGCC ACCTGACTGAATGGCATGTGGACAGTGCAGTGCTTGCTGTAGTGGATGGCGAGGCATGGCCTCTTCACAAGCCTCTCACCAGTTCCTGCTCGCTCTCACTGCTCACCTTCAAAGACACCAATCCCCTGCTAGCCAATCAG GCCTATTGGAGGTCTTGTGCAGCCCTTCTTGGTCAGGTTTTTCAGAATGCCTTCAAGGATGAATTTATTGTTGAGCTTCTGAAGACTCCTGAAGTTCCAG TGACTTCGGGAGCATTCCTCTGCGATGTGGTGTTGGATCCACAGTTAGACTCATGGGCTCCCTCTGAG GAGTCTCTTCGTTCCCTCACCCGTGACGCTCAGCAGCTTATCCACAAAGATCTGCCCTGGGAGCCTCTGGAAGTAGCCCCCTCTGTTGCTCTGGACATTTTTGCCCACAGCAG GTGCAAGCAGACAGAGGTGGAGGAGTTGGCAGCTCACAGCCCCAGTGGCACAGTAAGCATGTACAG ATGTGGAGACCACGTTACGTTGAGTGGGGGTCCCCTAGTGGCCAGAACAGGACTGTGCATGCAGTATGAGGTGGCTGCTATTCACAATCTTGGGCAGGGAGCCTGGGGTCTTCATCGCCGGGCTCAGGGGCTCTCCCTCCCACGGCAGCTACAG GCTCATCACACAGTTTGGAGGAAGCTGAGAAAGAGGGCAGAAAAACTG GTAGAGGTAACGTCatcctcagccaatcagaccaCTGCACTGCCCCCTGTTGCCAATCATCTTGAAGACCCTGCTCCTACACATCAGTGA
- the LOC105893281 gene encoding phospholipase A and acyltransferase 4-like, giving the protein MALDVSHAQEPGDMIEIQRAGYSHWALYIGNGYVIHLTGDGALKDAISGVFGSTGSVASVIAIVKKEKVKAVANDDKWSVHNHLDNEYETKSPDVIVKEAKKLVGQKIPYNLLTFNCEHFVTNLRYGIPDCRQNNGRDRVVLM; this is encoded by the exons ATGGCG CTAGATGTTTCACATGCACAGGAGCCAGGTGACATGATTGAGATCCAAAGAGCTGGATACAGTCACTGGGCACTGTATATTGGAAATGGATACGTTATTCACCTCACAGGAGATG GTGCTCTTAAAGATGCCATCTCTGGGGTTTTTGGTAGCACTGGATCAGTTGCTTCGGTCATTGCTATTGTGAAGAAGGAGAAGGTCAAGGCTGTAGCAAATGATGACAAATGGTCAGTGCACAACCACCTGGATAATGAGTACGAGACAAAATCCCCAGATGTCATCGTGAAAGAGGCAAAGAAACTTGTTGGCCAGAAAATACCATATAACCTCCTCACCTTCAACTGTGAGCATTTTGTCACCAATCTGCGCTATGGCATACCAGATTGCAGGCAG AACAATGGTAGAGATCGGGTAGTCCTGATGTAG